One Nocardioides luti DNA window includes the following coding sequences:
- a CDS encoding 2-oxo acid dehydrogenase subunit E2 has translation MSEFKLPDVGEGLTEAEIVSWKVKVGDVIAINDIIVEIETAKSLVELPSPYAGTVLALMVAEGEMVDVGTPIISVGDPNDAPAPAPQTESDPYLGMAEKAGAAEQAPMEIDLSNPAASGGGEGESLVGRNKADRGPIRRARKGPASPGTEAGANTQLQLQGAFAAGGAQSSEVAAADEPAVPATSALEPDRAPVSEFVPASATSPSTARALAKPPVRKLAKDLGVDLASCAASGPHGSVTRADVEAAAALGGRATPEALVGRVGARNEPRIETRETREPIKGVRKMMANAMVGSAFTAPHVTEWITVDVTATMAFVERLKKRREFKDVKVSPLLVLSRAVMLAMRRTPEINSFWDDAAQEVVLKHYVNLGIAAATPRGLVVPNVKDADALSLLELAGALNQLTATARDGKTQPAEMSGGTFTITNVGVFGVDAGTPIINPGESAILCFGAVRKQPWVVTTDGVDEIVPRQITTLALSFDHRHIDGEKGSRFLADVAGLLEDPASALLF, from the coding sequence ATGTCTGAGTTCAAGCTGCCCGACGTCGGCGAGGGCCTCACCGAGGCCGAGATCGTGTCCTGGAAGGTCAAGGTCGGCGACGTCATCGCGATCAACGACATCATCGTCGAGATCGAGACCGCCAAGTCCCTGGTCGAGCTGCCGTCGCCGTACGCCGGCACGGTGCTCGCCCTGATGGTCGCCGAGGGCGAGATGGTCGACGTCGGCACGCCGATCATCTCGGTCGGCGACCCGAACGACGCCCCCGCGCCGGCGCCGCAGACCGAGTCCGACCCCTACCTCGGCATGGCCGAGAAGGCCGGGGCCGCCGAGCAGGCGCCGATGGAGATCGACCTGTCCAACCCGGCCGCCTCCGGCGGCGGGGAGGGCGAGAGCCTGGTCGGCCGCAACAAGGCCGACCGCGGCCCGATCCGGCGCGCCCGCAAGGGCCCCGCGTCGCCCGGGACCGAGGCCGGCGCCAACACCCAGCTGCAGCTGCAGGGCGCCTTCGCGGCCGGTGGCGCGCAGTCGAGCGAGGTCGCCGCGGCCGACGAGCCCGCCGTCCCCGCCACCTCCGCGCTGGAGCCCGACCGGGCCCCCGTGTCGGAGTTCGTGCCGGCGTCGGCCACCTCGCCGTCCACCGCGCGGGCGCTGGCGAAGCCACCGGTGCGCAAGCTCGCCAAGGACCTCGGGGTCGACCTGGCCTCGTGCGCCGCGTCCGGGCCGCACGGCTCCGTGACGCGGGCGGACGTCGAGGCCGCTGCCGCTCTCGGTGGTCGAGCCACCCCCGAAGCTCTCGTTGGTCGAGTAGGGGCGAGGAACGAGCCCCGTATCGAGACCCGCGAGACCCGCGAGCCGATCAAGGGCGTGCGCAAGATGATGGCGAACGCCATGGTCGGCTCGGCCTTCACGGCCCCGCACGTCACCGAGTGGATCACCGTCGACGTGACGGCCACGATGGCGTTCGTCGAGCGGCTCAAGAAGCGTCGCGAGTTCAAGGACGTCAAGGTCTCGCCGCTGCTGGTGCTCTCACGGGCGGTCATGCTCGCGATGCGTCGTACGCCCGAGATCAACTCGTTCTGGGACGACGCCGCGCAGGAGGTCGTGCTCAAGCACTACGTGAACCTCGGCATCGCGGCCGCGACCCCCCGTGGCCTGGTCGTCCCGAACGTCAAGGACGCCGACGCCCTGTCGCTGCTCGAGCTGGCGGGTGCGCTCAACCAGCTCACCGCCACCGCGCGCGACGGCAAGACGCAGCCGGCGGAGATGAGCGGCGGCACGTTCACGATCACGAACGTCGGCGTCTTCGGCGTCGACGCCGGCACCCCGATCATCAACCCCGGCGAGTCCGCGATCCTGTGCTTCGGCGCGGTCCGCAAGCAGCCCTGGGTCGTGACGACGGACGGGGTCGACGAGATCGTGCCGCGCCAGATCACCACGCTGGCGCTGTCGTTCGACCACCGCCACATCGACGGGGAGAAGGGCTCGCGCTTCCTCGCCGACGTCGCCGGCCTCCTCGAGGACCCGGCGTCCGCGCTGCTGTTCTGA